From the genome of Colletotrichum higginsianum IMI 349063 chromosome 4, whole genome shotgun sequence, one region includes:
- a CDS encoding Thiol-specific monooxygenase, with protein sequence MTRVKLVDYSESDGESACEDDSGDADVPVVLRPHPPEPQSENELAQIVIELQHQYTEEVEEVQGRQQESERQLRVWKTEVEDRLQMQVNVMAAIIKEVFGVDAADPAIREYTQRSHDGAKPQVPPTSSPTVDSAGTLVSGWGWRTSTEDRLAHPAIGEAQYWQKGAQATSWTPRSREEHQKDTLAVFSNDGTERPVFKFHRHPETVEEQWAEFRYGLHSQPPVERLEELYRAKWRNSTYGRSWFTRRKAFWDKVKDLLAEGRTEQEALGILVGNGFLLDQFFGDNVNQRTDEYGGSLESRSHFVFEVVETGATPPGVLAVENDFADAVSYGRRFIPNPDLVLQIRLNQPLSPYDRDAFYTHGARGYTTYLASKPSRTWKPRWMNILVVGNSESAIDIVLQSLPHVQSDVYVSRKSQHPRYSTVFDKLRIKVVATLDCFEANTIHLMDGMVIVGVNMVIFATGYFYTYPFLSHVLPQPQGPGGHRVPGLYQHIFDLHNLNTIASVGAANASLTWISWEKAAFSIALLWSGRLRLPSPSREAMLAWEKRRLAEKGDRVFHVVELPYKRVRYFDDLNELATEYVLDAAADDTLLQAFPFEYVMKLLATRRWKLEKYGKTEDGLVRTVSIT encoded by the exons ATGACACGGGTGAAACTTGTCGACTACTCCGAAAGCGACGGTGAAAGTGCCTGCGAAGACGACTCTGGGGATGCGGACGTACCAGTCGTTCTACGCCCACACCCTCCCGAGCCCCAGAGCGAAAACGAACTCGCTCAGATCGTTATTGAGCTGCAGCACCAGTACACGGAGGAGGTCGAAGAAGTCCAAGGACGACAGCAAGAGTCCGAGCGGCAGTTGAGAGTGTGGAAGACAGAGGTCGAAGATAGGCTGCAGATGCAGGTCAACGTCATGGCCGCGATCATCAAA GAAGTGttcggcgtcgatgccgccgatcCGGCGATACGAGAGTATACGCAGCGAAGTCATGACGGCGCGAAACCACAGGTGCCGCCAACATCGTCGCCGACCGT AGACTCCGCCGGAACGCTCGTTTCgggatggggatggaggACATCGACTGAAGACCGCTTGGCCCATCCCGCCATCGGCGAGGCACAGTACTGGCAAAAGGGTGCCCAGGCAACTTCGTGGACCCCACGATCGCGCGAGGAACACCAGAAAGA TACACTAGCCGTCTTCAGCAACGACGGAACCGAACGTCCGGTGTTCAAGTTCCACAGGCATCCTGAGACGGTGGAAGAACAGTGGGCCGAGTTCAGATACGGTCTTCACAGTCAGCCGCCCGTCGAACGGCTGGAGGAGCTGTACAGGGCCAAGTGGCGAAACAGCACCTATGGCCGGTCTTGGTTCACTCGCCGGAAAGCATTCTGGGACAAGGTGAAGGACTTGCTGGCTGAGGGGCGGACGGAGCAGGAGGCACTGGGC ATTTTGGTTGGCAACGGGTTTCTCCTGGACCAATTCTTTGGCGACAACGTGAACCAGAGAACCGACGAGTACGGTGGCAGTCTCGAGAGCAGAAGTCACTTCGTGTTCGAGGTCGTCGAAACGGGGGCTACACCGCC CGGTGTCCTGGCCGTCGAAAATGACTTCGCTGACGCCGTTTCGTACGGTCGACGCTTCATACCCAACCCTGATCTTGTCCTACAGATCCGCCTGAACCAGCCTCTGTCTCCATATGACCGCGATGCGTTCTACACTCACGGGGCGCGGGGCTATACCACGTATCTCGCGTCGAAGCCATCCAGGACATGGAAGCCACGCTGGATG AAtatcctcgtcgtcggcaacaGTGAAAGCGCCATCGACATTGTACTGCAGTCTCTTCCACACGTCCAAAGCGATGTGTACGTGTCACGAAAGTCGCAGCATCCGCGCTACTCAACCGTATTCGACAAGCTCCGCATCAAGGTTGTAGCAACGCTTGACTGTTTCGAGGCTAACACGATCCATTTGATGGACGGCATGGTAATTGTGGGAGTTAACATGGTTATCTTCGCTACGGGATACTTTTACACGTACCCGTTCCTCTCGCACGTGCTGCCACAGCCACAAGGCCCAGGGGGTCATCGGGTGCCAGGCTTGTACCAGCACATCTTTGACCTGCACAACCTCAATACAATTGCATCCGTGGGTGCCGCCAACGCGTCACTGACCTGGATTTCGTGGGAGAAGGCAGCGTTCTCGATAGCCCTTCTCTGGTCGGGGCGGCTAAGGTTGCCGAGCCCAAGCAGGGAGGCAATGCTGGCGTGGGAGAAACGACGTCTCGCGGAGAAGGGGGACAGGGTGTTCCATGTTGTAGAGCTGCCATACAAGCGCGTGCGGTACTTTGACGATCTCAACGAGCTGGCCACCGAGTACGTTTTGGACGCGGCAGCCGACGACACGCTTCTACAGGCCTTCCCGTTCGAATATGTTATGAAACTCCTCGCTACCCGACGGTGGAAGCTGGAGAAGTACGGTAAAACGGAAGACGGTCTTGTGAGGACAGTGTCTATAACGTAA
- a CDS encoding C6 zinc finger domain-containing protein: protein MSTMTEAVSPPVPVSAAKKKFATPPVKIACLACRASRTRCDGSTPCASCKSRGRECVYKPSRRGGARVRRKPRPAEELAQQVQALNGEMPPDEVAHQDRESLRLRAESDQFLTEATAISVQNYIDPGAGLKQLQDFFQDSDFIFDTLFMSGVPGSTSGESASENSFNFSPPQVPVARTYKSDQAILDAYYIFIHPFFPILPPPASLPMDQAVPHFQNDTDGFADEYQPSTPLSLAISAILALIPCSNDTNHLNKESVVFRRRYAQYLAQCAIESIEIESELPDSSIEPPKALNESPDDFHREQLHPGVPVELESIVALDILSVYEYAQRGNLKKMQARAGQALVAAMSLSLHTCTEDDEHSEAKRRVWWMTYICVCQGSIVSNTVCLLVPFLRRALTDTAEEPTFSVFTPSYTAKYPVIQSDPEAFAVYIQAQQAILSATQFVIELNKTVKSGGDMTRIYTRMKEMEQYLEPLNAMADSWILQSTTTTPLDPTEEVLSRSLRCMARIKLNRRVIQSARIKLHRYCAFFDMPVFSGKHCDLKSKSDNDGNTEPRSWPSCSCSSMMSLPSPPVPTTSNGSTTPTDKKSSPHSEHSPNGNSPAAFPFSSHQSAKICLKAAINIAQSFDDLPYPNPFGQLCPPPCYLAPTSTIVCPRTMPSFACCAMQCAYALLMVNHKTKAMYPENALTTPMVESLLLRLQTGLASISATLENYATAFEALGGMRDQIRSVIEPTMMFETPV, encoded by the exons ATGAGCACCATGACCGAAGCTGTATCGCCCCCGGTTCCGGTCTCtgcggccaagaagaagttTGCGACGCCTCCCGTCAAAATTGCTTGCCTTGCCTG TCGAGCATCACGAACACGATGCGATGGGTCGACTCCATGTGCTAGT TGCAAGAGTAGAGGGCGCGAATGCGTCTACAAGCCCAGCCGGAGAGGCGGCGCCCGTGTGAGGAGAAAGCCGCGcccggccgaggagctggctCAGCAGGTTCAGGCCTTGAATGGAGAGATGCCTCCTGACGAAGTTGCCCATCAAGACCGTGAGTCGTTGCGCTTGAGAGCAGAGTCGGACCAGTTCTTGACCGAGGCCACAGCCATCTCTGTCCAAAACTACATCGACCCTGGCGCTGGCCTGAAGCAGCTGCAGGACTTTTTTCAGGACAGCGACTTCATCTTTGACACTCTGTTCATGTCGGGCGTGCCGGGGAGCACAAGTGGCGAGAGCGCTTCCGAGAACTCGTTCAACTTTTCCCCGCCTCAGGTTCCCGTTGCGAGAACCTACAAGAGTGACCAAGCCAT CCTCGACGCCTACTACATCTTCATCCACCCCTTCTTTCCCAtcctgccgccgcctgcctcCTTGCCCATGGACCAGGCCGTGCCGCATTTCCAGAACGACACGGACGGCTTCGCCGACGAGTACCAGCCTTCGACACCCCTGAGTCTGGCCATCTCTGCCATTCTTGCCCTGATTCCATGTTCCAACGACACCAACCATCTGAACAAAGAGTCAGTCGTCTTCCGCCGGAGATATGCCCAGTACCTGGCCCAATGCGCCATCGAGAGCATCGAAATCGAGTCGGAACTCCCCGATTCCTCCATTGAACCACCAAAAGCGCTCAACGAGTCCCCTGACGACTTCCACAGGGAGCAGCTCCACCCCGGCGTGCCCGTAGAGCTGGAGAGCATTGTTGCCTTGGACATCCTCAGCGTTTACGAGTATGCACAAAGGGGCAACCTGAAGAAGATGCAGGCCAGGGCAGGCCAGGCTTTGGTGGCCGCCATGTCCCTGTCGCTTCACACCTGCACCGAGGATGACGAACATTCCGAGGCCAAGCGTAGGGTTTGGTGGATGACG TACATCTGCGTATGCCAGGGTTCCATTGTCAGCAACACGGTATGTCTTCTAGTCCCATTCCTTCGAAGAGCGTTGACTGACACGGCCGAGGAGCCGACCTTTTCGGTATTCACGCCCAGCTATACGGCAAAATACCCTGTAATCCAATCCGACCCCGAG GCCTTTGCTGTCTACATCCAGGCCCAGCAAGCGATTCTTTCGGCAACCCAGTTTGTCATTGAGCTCAACAAGACGGTCAAATCCGGAGGTGACATGACCCGCATCTACACGCGgatgaaggagatggagcAGTACCTCGAGCCCCTCAATGCCATGGCCGACTCCTGGATCCTgcagtcgacgacgacaacgccacTCGATCCTACGGAGGAAGTCCTGTCTCGCTCGCTAAGGTGTATGGCTCGCATCAAGCTCAACAGGCGAGTGATCCAAAG TGCGCGGATCAAGTTGCACCGATACTGCGCCTTCTTTGACATGCCCGTTTTCTCCGGGAAGCACTGCGACCTCAAGTCTAAATCCGATAACGACGGCAACACGGAGCCGCGATCCTGGCCATCATGCTCTTGCAGTTCCATGATGAGCCTGCCGTCACCCCCAGTGCCCACCACTTCGAACGGATCGACGACGCCCACGGACAAGAAGTCTTCCCCTCACTCGGAACACTCGCCCAATGGCaactcgccggcggcgttcCCCTTCAGCAGTCATCAGTCGGCCAAGATCTGCCTCAAGGCGGCCATTAACATTGCCCAGTCATTCGACGACCTCCCATATCCCAATCCGTTCGGCCAGCTGTGTCCCCCGCCGTGTTATCTGGCACCCACTTCGACCATCGTTTGTCCGCGGACCATGCCCTCGTTCGCCTGCTGCGCCATGCAGTGCGCTTACGCGTTGCTCATGGTCAACCACAAGACGAAGGCCATGTACCCGGAGAACGCATTAACCACGCCCATGGTGGAGAGCCTTCTGCTGCGTCTGCAGACGGGGCTGGCCTCTATCTCGGCGACGCTGGAGAACTACGCCACGGCGTTTGAGGCACTTGGCGGGATGCGCG ACCAAATTCGGAGTGTCATTGAACCCACAATGATGTTTGAGACTCCGGTCTAG
- a CDS encoding Aspartokinase, translating into MEAVGDNRPWLVQKYGGTSLGKLLDPICSKIIPSHLRDYNLVVVCSALSGSTKASGTTSLLLECVSHAEAGLSAQTQLNRNIDAIRDTHVRLLEKHLVNSNGTRSDLCRDIFDTTKAVIFKECESLRGFLLAAQIIGELSPRARDRVISLGEKLACRVVAALLSSKDVHAETVVLEDVIETVFGSSVFDQKAALGSLGPRFYHLVADEIAKRIRGCGDCVPVVTGFFGIMPDSLLKNVGRGYSDLCAAMCAVGTGAVELQVWKEVDGIFTADPRKVPSARLLSTVTPEEATELTYYGSEVIHPLTMDQIRCANIPLRLKNVFNPTGRGTIIYPTPRTTPQTTPPLTPRKALMTPPISTTEEEKRDEKVVDVDVDVKPEPRSATLPTIDFMLGNGYHGERQERRRPTAVTAKDDILLVNVACNRNTKSQGFLSGVFDRLEDVGFKADLVTTSERSVSLACQLAEDGPSLHQRLRAELEKFGKVIITENMSIVTVVGHKMRNMVGVSAEIMAALASAKINIFMVSQGASEINVSLVVRAEDAVLALNMIHSKVLRIPTHWEQENNFIKGAEARRRRRRRHPTAAPELLLDPPLPPPHRPPPPPEKHASWYRPPLTHAPRSVALLIRRKRAAHDDGGAYGVGGPGPLQDGVYGSTEGWAKRKREV; encoded by the exons ATGGAAGCCGTCGGGGACAACAGGCCCTGGCTTGTGCAGAAGTACGGTGGTACGAGCCTGGGCAAGCTCCTCGACCCGATCTGCAGCAAAATCATACCGTCTCACCTGCGAGACTACAACCTGGTCGTCGTGTGCTCGGCGCTCTCCGGTTCCACAAAGGCCAGCGGCACAACGAGCCTCTTGCTGGAGTGCGTCTcccacgccgaggccggcctctCGGCCCAGACGCAGCTGAACAGGAACATCGACGCCATACGGGACACGCACGTCCGGCTGCTTGAAAAGCACCTGGTCAACTCCAACGGCACGAGGAGCGACCTCTGCCGCGACATCTTCGACACCACCAAGGCGGTCATCTTCAAGGAGTGCGAGAGCCTCCGCGGCTTcctgctcgccgcccagATCATCGGGGAGCTGTCGCCCCGCGCCCGGGACCGCGTCATCTCCCTgggcgagaagctggccTGCCGTGTCGTCGCGGCCCTTCTCAGCAGCAAAGATGTCCACGCCGAAACCGTGGTGCTCGAGGACGTCATCGAGACCGTCTTCGGCAGCAGCGTCTTCGATCAGAAGGCGGCGCTGGGCAGCCTCGGCCCGCGGTTCTACCACCTCGTCGCGGACGAGATCGCCAAGAGGATACGGGGGTGCGGCGACTGCGTCCCCGTCGTGACGGGCTTCTTCGGCATCATGCCGGACTCGCTGCTGAAGAACGTCGGCCGCGGGTACTCGGACCTCTGCGCCGCCATGTGCGCCGTCGGCACGGGAGCCGTCGAGCTGCAGGTCTGGAAGGAGGTGGACGGCATCTTCACGGCGGACCCGAGAAAGGTGCCCTCGGCGAGGCTGCTGTCGACCGTCACGCCCGAGGAGGCGACGGAGCTGACGTACTACGGCAGCGAGGTCATCCACCCGCTGACCATGGACCAGATTCGGTGCGCCAACATCCCGCTGCGGCTCAAGAACGTCTTCAACCCGACGGGCCGCGGCACCATCATCTACCCGACGCCGCGGACGACGCCgcagacgacgccgcccctGACGCCCCGGAAGGCCCTGATGACGCCTCCGATAtcgacgacggaggaggagaagagggacgagaaggtcgtcgacgtcgacgtcgacgtcaagccggagccgaggtcggcgacgctgccgacCATCGACTTTATGCTGGGCAACGGATACCACGGCGAGAGAcaggagcggcggcggccgacggccgtcacggccaaggaCGACATCCTGCTCGTCAACGTGGCGTGCAACAGGAACACCAAGTCGCAGGGGTTCCTCTCGGGCGTCTTCGACCGCCTCGAGGACGTGGGGTTCAAGGCGGACCTCGTGACGACGAGCGAGCGGAGCGTGAGCCTGGCGtgccagctcgccgaggacgggcCGTCCCTGCACCAGAGATTGAGGGCCGAGCTGGAGAAATTTGGAAAA GTCATCATCACGGAGAACATGTCCATCGTGACCGTCGTCGGGCACAAGATGCGCAACATGGTCGGCGTGTCGGCCGAGATcatggcggcgctggcgtcgGCCAAGATCAACATCTTCATGGTGAGCCAGGGGGCGAGCGAAATCAATGTCTC GCTCGTCGTtcgcgccgaggacgccgtgcTGGCGCTCAACATGATCCACAGCAAGGTCCTGCGCATCCCGACGCACTGGGAGCAGGAGAACAACTTCATCAAAGGTGCGGAggcccgtcgacggcggcggcggcggcatcccaCCGCCGCTCCAGAACTGCTACTCGatccccctcttcctcctccacatcgtcctcctcctcctccggaGAAACACGCATCGTGGTACCGGCCGCCGCTTACACATGCTCCCAGGTCCGTGGCTCTACTGATACGGCGAAAGAGGGCCGctcacgacgacggcggcgcgtaCGGCGTGGGCGGGCCTGGGCCCCTGCAGGATGGCGTGTATGGGTCTACCGAAGGGTgggcgaagaggaagagagaggttTAA
- a CDS encoding Carbon-nitrogen hydrolase: MTSNRPIVKVAAVQAAPVSFDLDKSLQKLSKLTEEAAAAGADLVVFPCVNSIGASLLRLRLTKHREAFLSAYPWRYSFDTTIGAREPRGRKWFAKYFDSAVEVPSPAFDRLSETARANNILLQVGIIEKAGGTLYCTALLLDREGKVVYKHRKVMPPTLPVVRARTDNQKLIPTAAERLVWGRGSGDGLQVLQTDVGKVGSLIWSVVPNHRRAAQQS; encoded by the exons ATGACATCCAACCGCCCCATTGTTAAAGTCGCAGCCGTGCAAGCAGCTCCTGTCTCGTTTGACCTGGACAAGAGTCTGCAGAAGCTGAGCAAGCTGACAGAGGAGGCTGCAGCCGCCGGGGCGGATCTTGTGGTGTTCCCGTGCGTAAACAGCATCGGCGCGTCTCTTTTGAGGTTGCGGCTAACAAAACACAGAGAAGCGTTCTTGTCTGCCTACCCATGGAGATACAGCTTCGACACGACAATTGGCGCGCGCGAGCCGAGAG GGCGCAAATGGTTCGCCAAGTACTTCGACTCGGCTGTCGAAGTACCCTCGCCTGCTTTCGACAGGCTGTCCGAAACGGCTAGGGCCAACAACATCCTTCTGCAGGTCGGCATCATCGAAAAGGCGGGCGGCACGCTGTACTGCACGGCCCTGCTTCTCGACCGCGAGGGAAAAGTGGTGTACAAACACCGCAAGGTAATGCCGCCAACATTGCCCGTCGTTCGCGCTCGCACTGACAACCAAAAGTTGAtcccgacggcggcggaaCGACTAGTGTGGGGACGAGGctccggcgacggcctccaAGTATTGCAGACAGATGTTGGAAAGGTCGGGAGTCTGATCTGGTCAGTTGTTCCGAACCACCGCAGGGCCGCACAACAAAGTTGA
- a CDS encoding Nitrilase/cyanide hydratase and apolipoprotein N-acyltransferase encodes MQHIAKEGRCFVVSVNSVCKVSDFPADYPPFTAEDPDRRPDGEQWEADDIVNHGGSCIVGPLGTFLAEPVWDKETIIYADLRMADLTESKLDFDPVGSYSRPDVL; translated from the exons ATGCAGCACATTGCCAAGGAGGGACGCTGCTTCGTCGTCTCGGTTAATTCCGTGTGCAAAGTGTCCGACTTTCCAGCCGACTACCCGCCGTTCACGGCCGAAGACCCGGACCGGCGACCGGATGGAGAGCAGTGGGAGGCGGATGACATTGTCAACCACGGCGGCTCATGCATTGTCGGACCGCTGGGCACAttcctcgccgagcccgtGTGGGACAAGGAGACCATCATCTATGCCGACCTCAGGATGGCAGACCTCACCGAGTCCAAG CTCGACTTTGACCCGGTCGGCAGTTACTCCCGGCCCGATGTCTTGTAA
- a CDS encoding Homoserine O-acetyltransferase — translation MALLLDSNPNPTNFYARLIHNQRFASIPSLQLESGEILSSCPVAYKTWGKLNEDGNNVLVICHALTGSSDVGDWWKPLIGPGKAFDPRHFFIFCGNVLGSPYGSASPLSINPDTGRHYASEFPQTTVRDDVKVHKLVLDALGVKSVAAVIGGSMGGMTTLEWPLCTPSGFVRNIIPIATAADHSAWGISWAETQRQCIYSDPEFDGGYYEPTPEGQPSAGLAAARMIAMLTYRSCTSFDSRFGRKPPRSVAIPQEPPLDLPRTDVPAMSTEKHGSNTVAQRRRDPSFSAQGYLHYQGEKFIRRFDANCYLHITNKMDSHDVAHGRARRSDDAGLAEVLSGMPPGALVIGVETDALFLPEQQQRLAAHIPGPSLSVLKSSDGHDGFLLEFEQLDALIQSHLRSRLPELYAVTYQPGDSQDDDTTTAGADGSLTGELEHW, via the exons ATGGCTCTTT TGCTTGATTCTAACCCAAATCCAACCAACTTCTACGCCCGACTCATCCACAACCAACGTTTTGCTTCTATCCCGAGCCTTCAGCTAGAGTCGGGCGAAATACTCTCGAGCTGTCCCGTCGCGTACAAAACCTGGGGAAAGCTCAATGAAGACGGCAACAACGTTCTGGTCATATGCCACGCTTTAACAGGGAGCAGTGATGTTGGCGACTGGTGGAAACCTCTCATCGGACCTGGAAAGGCCTTTGATCCCCGGCATTTCTTCATCTTTTGCGGCAACGTTCTAGGCTCTCCGTATGGCAGTGCATCGCCATTGTCCATCAACCCCGACACTGGTCGACACTACGCGAGCGAGTTTCCCCAGACAACCGTCAGAGACGATGTCAAGGTTCACAAGCTGGTGcttgacgccctcggtgTCAAGTCGGTTGctgccgtcatcggcggctcAATGGGCGGGATGACGACTCTGGAGTGGCCTCTTTGCACGCCCTCTGGATTTGTCCGCAACATCATTCCCATCGCCACAGCTGCCGACCACTCTGCTTGGGGCATATCCTGGGCCGAGACTCAGCGACAGTGCATCTACTCGGACCCCGAGTTCGACGGCGGGTACTACGAGCCGACACCAGAGGGCCAGCCTTCAGCGGGACTGGCTGCTGCGCGCATGATTGCCATGCTGACGTATCGTTCCTGCACAAGCTTCGACAGCCGCTTCGGAAGAAAACCGCCGCGCAGTGTGGCCATACCTCAAGAGCCACCTTTGGACCTGCCGAGAACAGACGTCCCGGCCATGTCAACAGAAAAGCATGGCAGCAACACGGTTGCGCAACGGAGGAGGGACCCGTCCTTCTCCGCCCAGGGATACTTGCACTATCAGGGAGAGAAGTTCATCAGGCGATTCGATGCCAACTGCTATCTGCATATCACCAACAAGATGGACAGCCACGACGTTGCCCACGGCCGAGCACGGAGAtccgacgacgccggcctggcAGAGGTATTGTCCGGCATGCCTCCAGGGGCactcgtcatcggcgtcgagacgGACGCGCTGTTTCTGCCAGAGCAACAACAGCGCCTCGCCGCACATATTCCGGGTCCATCGTTGTCTGTGCTAAAGTCCTCAGACGGGCACGACGGCTTCTTGCTCGAGTTTGAGCAGCTCGATGCCCTGATCCAGTCCCATCTGCGCTCCCGGTTGCCAGAGCTGTACGCCGTGACGTACCAGCCAGGAGACTCTCAAGACGATgacacgacgacggcagggGCGGACGGTAGCCTTACTGGGGAGCTTGAACACTGGTAG
- a CDS encoding O-acetylhomoserine aminocarboxypropyltransferase/cysteine synthase, which yields MPVSGSLSNVDWEPSFSTVAVHGGQEPDPVNGSRAVPLYQTAAYNFTDAADGASKFAWSKDGYVYTRMGNPTNSVFEKRMAMLEGGVGAVAASSGHAAQFMALTQCCHPGHNFVSTSWLYGGTYNQFRVYMKKFKIDVKWVVGNEPADIDAAIDENTRCVYIETISNPKHSVPDIQAIADVAHKHGIPLIVDNTFGMGGYLCQPIRQGADIVTHSATKWVGGHGTSMGGVVVDGGHFDWSASGKFPGFTEPADGYHGLRFWDTYGYKALSAKVRMDSMRDLGPCLSPFNAWLLLQGLETLALRGERHSENTQKLAEWLEAHPSVNWVLYPGLKSHPDYEYTKRVFTNGAGGVLTFGVAGNIDQVRAVVDNLKLCSHLANVGDAKTLIIHPWVTTHQQLPDEEKIKGGVTPDLIRVSVGIEAFSDIRKDFEQAFEAAGLPTANKAGGDPFDAALRLVSGGFMGEKATGAPRPGTDGTVSVEA from the exons ATGCCTGTCTCCGGATCTTTGAGCAACGTGGACTG GGAGCCGAGCTTCTCTACGGTTGCCGTTCACGGCGGCCAGGAGCCCGACCCGGTCAACGGCTCTCGTGCGGTCCCTCTGTACCAGACCGCTGCTTACAACTTCACCGATGCCGCCG ATGGCGCCAGCAAGTTTGCATGGAGCAAGGACGGATACGTCTATACGCGCATGGGCAACCCGACCAACAGCGTGTTCGAGAAGCGCATGGCGATGCTAGAGGGTGGCGTCGGTGCCGTGGCGGCGTCATCGGGCCATGCGGCGCAGTTCATGGCGCTGACGCAGTGCTGCCACCCCGGGCATAACTTTGTCAGCACCAGCTGGCTGTACGGCGGCACCTACAATCAGTTCCGGGTGTACATGAAGAAGTTCAAGATCGACGTCAAGTGGGTCGTCGGCAACGAGCCGGCCGACATCGACGCGGCCATCGACGAGAACACGCGGTGCGTGTACATCGAGACCATCAGCAACCCGAAGCACAGCGTGCCGGACATCCaagccatcgccgacgtggCGCACAAACACGGCATCCCTCTCATCGTGGACAACACGTTCGGCATGGGAGGATACCTCTGCCAGCCCATCCGGCAGGGGGCCGACATCGTAACGCACTCGGCGACCAAGTGGGTCGGCGGCCACGGCACGTCCATGggcggcgttgtcgtcgacggcggccactTTGACTGGAGCGCGTCGGGCAAGTTCCCCGGCTTCACGGAGCCGGCGGACGGTTACCACGGCCTGCGTTTCTGGGACACGTACGGGTACAAGGCGCTCTCGGCCAAGGTGCGAATGGATAGCATGCGCGACCTTGGCCCGTGCCTGAGTCCCTTCAACGCCTGGCTGCTTTTGCAGGGCCTCGAGACGCTGGCGCTGCGGGGCGAGAGGCACTCGGAGAACACGcagaagctggccgagtGGCTCGAGGCGCACCCGAGCGTCAACTGGGTGCTCTACCCGGGGCTCAAGTCGCACCCGGACTACGAGTACACCAAGAGGGTGTTTaccaacggcgccggcggcgtgctGACGTTCGGAGTG GCTGGCAACATTGACCAGGTGCGGGCCGTTGTCGACAACCTCAAGCTCTGTTCGCATCTCGCCAATGTCGGCGATGCCAAGACGCTCATCATCCACCCGTGGGTGACCACGCACCAGCAGCTCCctgacgaggagaagatcaAGGGCGGCGTGACGCCGGACCTGATCCGCGTGTCGGTCGGAATTGAGGCCTTCTCGGACATCCGGAAGGATTTCGAACAGGCGTTCGAGGCGGCGGggctgccgacggcgaacAAGGCGGGCGGGGACCCGTTCGACGCGGCGCTGAGGCTCGTCTCGGGCGGGTTCATGGGGGAGAAGGCGACgggggcgccgaggccggggaCGGACGGAACGGTTTCTGTAGAGGCGTGA